One window from the genome of Magnolia sinica isolate HGM2019 chromosome 4, MsV1, whole genome shotgun sequence encodes:
- the LOC131242402 gene encoding zinc-finger homeodomain protein 1, whose product MEFEDQDDQEDEEMELPVSASYDSVPRAKIASSAGGAAATTDGGAAAAATASSRRSGSRYRECLKNHAVSIGGHAVDGCGEFMPAGEEGSMDALKCAACSCHRNFHRKETDGGGGDGLFHHHYPFSPYYRAPAGYLHVVPPHHRPPLALPSTSGGAHSRDDQEDISNPSAGATAAAGGSRKRFRTKFTQEQKDKMLAFAEKLGWRIQKHDEAAVQEFCNDTGVERKVLKVWMHNNKHTLGKKP is encoded by the coding sequence ATGGAATtcgaagatcaagatgatcaggaGGATGAGGAGATGGAGCTACCGGTTTCCGCGAGTTACGATTCGGTACCGCGAGCAAAGATAGCGAGCAGCGCGGGCGGTGCAGCAGCAACGACAGACGGTGGCGCGGCAGCTGCAGCAACGGCGAGCAGTCGGAGATCCGGCAGCAGGTACCGAGAATGCCTGAAGAATCACGCTGTCAGCATCGGAGGGCACGCCGTGGACGGGTGTGGCGAGTTCATGCCAGCTGGCGAGGAAGGCTCGATGGACGCGCTCAAATGCGCGGCGTGTAGCTGCCACCGCAACTTCCACCGCAAGGAGACGGATGGAGGAGGCGGGGATGGGCTCTTCCACCATCACTACCCTTTCTCCCCCTACTACCGTGCTCCCGCGGGCTACCTTCACGTGGTGCCCCCGCACCACCGCCCGCCGCTCGCTCTACCGTCCacctctggtggggcccacagcagggaCGATCAGGAAGACATCTCAAATCCCAGCGCGGGGGCGACCGCCGCCGCAGGCGGTTCTAGGAAGCGGTTCCGTACAAAGTTCACGCAGGAGCAGAAGGACAAGATGCTGGCCTTCGCCGAGAAATTGGGGTGGAGGATACAGAAGCACGACGAGGCCGCCGTACAGGAGTTCTGCAACGACACCGGCGTGGAGCGAAAAGTGCTCAAGGTCTGGATGCACAACAACAAACACACGCTCGGCAAGAAACCCTAG